GCGCGGGTGGGTGCAGCCCGCAATCTTCATTTCGCCAGCGGGATCGATGCGACTTCCATGATGCCCCAGATCAGATAGAGCACCGTCGGAAGCGTCACGCCGAGGAACAGCAGCAGGAATGGATTGTCGAGAATTCGCTGCATCATCGGCACGCGCTCGGAACTTGCAGACTGTTCGATGGGCGGCATGGCGGAACCCCTTGGACCTTCCAGTGAAGGACTCAAATCTATCTGGCGCGAACGCTTCGCATCCTTGACCGCGGTCAAGGATGACGAGACCGGCAACAGAAATAATTCGCCATGTCTGGAATCCGGCTCGTCGCTCAACCGGCTCGCCGTTCTGCGAGCTTTCGCCGAACGCGCTTTGGCGCAGGTATCGCCATCGCCATCGCGGCGATTGCAGTGACGGTGTGGGCGGGCGGCCACGCCGAAGAGCCCGCGCGCGACGTCATGCTGCTGTATGTCGGCGCCGAGGATTGCGCGCCCTGTCGCGCCTGGCAGAGCGGCGACGGCGCCGCCTTCCTGGCGTCAGCGGATTTTCCGCGCATCAGCTATCGGGAAGTCAAGTCGCCGCATCTCCATGACGTCCTGAAGGACGAACACTGGCCGGATGACCTGCGCAACTACCGCAACGGGCTGCGGCGCAGCGACGGCGTGCCGCTTTGGCTGGTCGTCTCGGGCGATCAAATCGTGGAGCAGCGATTCGGCGCCGAAGCGTGGCGCGCCAGCGTGCTACCAAGGATCAAATCATTGCTGCGCTAGGAAGAACCGCTGCCGCCTTCGCGACCATTAATGCTGAGCCCGGCCCTCGCCGAGCTGATGCCTTCCGCCATTCATCCCGCCGCGGGCCTTGATTCGATCGCTGGCGATCAGGCTCCTGAGCTGGGCGACTTCGCTGACCACGACATCGGAGGCACGAACGTCGACGCCGACCAGACGAAGCTTCGCGAACACCCGCGACAGTGATTCCGGCTTGAGCCCGAGCCGCCCGGCAATCAGGGATTTGTCGTAAGGCAGTGAGATCCGGCAGGAACCGTTGATGTTCGGGCACAAGGCAGCGAGGAATTCCGCCACGCGCTGCAAACCGCTTTGCGCGGAGAGCTGCTCGACGCGCTGAACCAGTTGATGGAGATGCTGCGACGTCGATGCAATCATCGCAATCGCGATATCCGGTATCTCGCGAATGCAGCACATCACATGGTGCGCCGGTATCAGGACAACCCGGGAATCGGTGGCGGCGGAAGCCGTGGCGGGATAACGGCCCCCTGCGAAGGCGACCGCCTCGGCGAAACTCTCGCCCTTGGTGAGAACGTGAAGAACCGCCTCGTCGCCGGCGGGCGTGATCCGGTACAGCTTGATCCATCCCTCGATGACGATGAAGAACGCCGCGGCCGGCTCGCCTTGCCGGAACAGGGCGTCGCCGGGTTCGAGATCGACGACAGTTGCGGGCGCAAGAAGGGTCTGGACCGTCCGCGGGTTGAGACCGCAAAGCACGGCGGTCTGTGAAGCGGTTTTCAAGTCTTCCGGCGTCGGAGCGGTCATGGATCAATTCCTCGGTGGTGATGCCTCCGCCTGCTTCGTTGCCTGCGGTTTGAGACTACTGCCTATGCAGAAAGCAAATTGACCTAGATCAATTTGCACCGGCGAAAGGCCGGATTTTTCGAAGCACAGCCTTTCAATGTGATGCGACAACTTCGCGCAGCGCCTTCAGGAAGGCGTCGCGATCGACGTGATGCTCTCCGCATGCGTCGTCCACGGTATGGAAGCACGCGATAGGACAGCCCACGCACCCCATCCTGAAGTCGAGAAAGACCCGGATTGTCGCCGGCCAGTCGTTCATGACGTCGTGCACCAGATCGTCGAAGCCAATCGGCATGAGCACCTCCAGGGTGCATTACGCCCAAGAGGGCCCGTCCGGTCTTTGTGGAAGCACAACCTTCGGGGCGAATCCGGTCCGCGCATGGGCGCGCGCGCCGGAAAAATCCGGCATCCCCCGTCATTTTTTGCGCTGCAAAAGGAACCGCCGCGCAATGTGCGGCGATCGGTCATTCACGAAACCGGCCGGGCCGCAGCGCCGAGCGTAATGCGGCATTTCGGGATCCGGATTATTCCGCGGCGAGAACCTGATCGGCTCGCACGAGCCCGAGCCGATCCCAGACATCGACCAGGGCTTCGGCAAGACGATCGATCAGCGCGTCGTCGTGATAGGGCGACGGCGTGATCCGCAGCCGCTCCATGCCCCGCGGCACCGTCGGGTAGTTGATGGGCTGGATATAGATGCCGTATTCCGACAGCAGCAGGTCGCACGCCGTCTTGCATTTCTCGGGATCGCCGACATGCAGCGGCACGATGTGGGTGTCGCTTTGCATCACCGGAAGCCGCGCGGCGTTGAGCACGAGCTTGAGGCGGGCGGCGCGGTCCTGGTGACGATCACGCTCGGACTGCGACGTCTTGAGATGCCGGATGGCGGCGGTTGCCGCCGCGCAGATCGCCGGCGGCAGTGCCGTCGTGAAGATGAAGCCCGGCGCATAGGAGCGCACGGCGTCGATCAGATTGGCGTTGGCCGCGATATAGCCGCCGAGACAGCCGAACGCCTTGGCCAGCGTGCCTTCGATGACGTCGATGCGGCCCATCGCCCCGTCGCGCTCGGCGATGCCGCCGCCATGCGGCCCGTACATGCCGACGGCGTGAACCTCGTCGACATAGGTCAAGGCGCCGTAGCGCTCGGCGAGATCGCATATCCGATGCAGCGGCGCGACGTCGCCGTCCATCGAGTAGAGGCTTTCGCACAGGATCAGTTTCGGCCGCTCCGGGGCCGCCGCCCGCAGCAGTTGCTCGAGATGCTCGATGTCGTTGTGGCGCCACACCTGTTTTTCGGAGCCGGACTTGCGCACGCCCTCGATCATCGAGTTGTGGTTGAGCGCATCCGACAGCAGCAGGCAGTTCGGCAACAGCCTGGCGAGCGTTGAAATACCGGTCTCGTTCGAGACGTAGCCCGAGGTAAAGACCAGGGCGGCTTGCTTGCCGTGCAGCTCGGCGAGCTCGCGCTCCAGCTCGATCAGCGGGTGATTGGTGCCGGCGATATTGCGGGTGCCGCCGGCCCCGGTCCCCATGCGCATGGCGGTCTCGACCATGGCGCCGACCACCTTCGGATGCTGGGCCATGCCGAGGTAATCGTTGGAGCACCAGATCACGACGTCGCGCGGACCGTCCGGCGAATGCCAGATGGCATGGGGAAATCTGCCCGCCAGCCGTTCCAGATCGGCAAAGACCCGGTAGCGGCGCTCGTCCCGAAGCCGGCCCAGGGCCCGATCGAAAAAGACATTATAGTCCATGATGCTCCGTCCCCTCGGTTCCTTTGGCGACACTAGAGCCGGGATCCCGGCCGCTCGCCTTGATCAAGATCAGGCGCCAAATCGAAATCCACGGGGCCCCGCTCGCGAACCGTCACCTCCGGCCTTGGTAAACAAAGGGTAAAGCGAAAAGCGCCCCCTGGCGCCCATCGGCGAGCCCCGAAAACCGCGATTTCCCAGCAAAATCCGCCAATGCGGGCCAGTTTGCCGCAGGGCAGCAAATGGCGGCCCTAACCAAGATAGGGTGGATTTGAAGGACCGGGCATTCCTCCCGTTTAACCGTTTCTCCAGCCCCGGGGCTGCATATTGGGGTCCGATCCAATTTCATGACATGCCAGGTCCAACCACTGTGACATCCTTCGGACGAGTGATTTCGGTGCGCGGATCCCTCGCCCGGGTCGGACTGCTCGCGACCAGCCAGATGGCCGTCTCCGAAGCCCGGGCGACCGTCGGCAAGTTCGTCAGCATCCGCTGCGCCAATTCCACCATCGTGGCCATGATCACGGAAGTGACCTGCGAGGGCCTGCCGGCCAGCGACAAATTCATCGCCATCGCCGGCGTCGACCTGCTCGGCGAAATCCTCGGCGGCCCGGAACGCCCCAAATTCCAGCGCGGCGTCACCAATTATCCGACCATCGGCGATCCCGTCGAACTCATTACCAATCAGGAGCTCCGCACCGTCTACGCGCCGACCGGGTCGGATCAGATCAATATCGGCACCCTGCAGCAGGACCGCTCCGTCATCGCCTATGTCGACGTCGAGGAAATGCTCAGCAAGCACTTCGCGGTGCTGGGCTCGACCGGCGTCGGCAAATCGAGCGGTGTGTCGCTGCTGCTGAACGAAATCCTCAAGTCGCGGCCCAACCTGCGCATCTTCCTGCTCGACGTTCACAACGAATACGGCCGCTGCTTCGGCGACCGCGCACTGGTTCTCAATCCGCGCAATCTGAAGCTGCCGTTCTGGCTGTTCAATTTCGAAGAGATCGTCGACGTGCTGTTCGCCGGCCGGCCCGGCGTGCCTGAGGAACTCGACATCCTCGCCGAAGTCATCCCGATGGCGAAAGGCATCTACACCCAGTACCAGAACGCCGACCGGCTCGGGCTGAAGCGCGCCGATCCCAAGGCGATCGGCTACACCGTCGACACCCCGGTCCCCTATCGCCTGGTCGACCTGATTTCGCTGATCGACGAACGCATGGGCAAGCTCGAGAACCGCTCGTCGCGCATCATCTATCACAAGCTGATCTCGCGCATCGAGACCGTGCGCAACGATCCGCGCTACACCTTCATGTTCGACAACGCCAATGTCGGCGGCGACACCATGGCCGAAGTCATCAGCCACCTGTTCCGGCTGCCCGCCAACGGCCGGCCGATGACCATCATGCAGCTCGCTGGCTTCCCCGCCGAAGTCGTCGATTCCGTGGTGTCGGTGCTGTGCCGGATGGCGTTCGATTTCGGGCTGTGGAGCGACGGCGTCTCGCCGCTGTTGTTCGTCTGCGAAGAAGCGCATCGCTACGCCTCCGCCGACCGCAACATCGGCTTCGGCCCGACCCGCAAGGCGGTCTCGCGGATCGCCAAGGAAGGCCGCAAATACGGCGTCTATCTCGGCCTCGTCACCCAGCGCCCCGCCGAACTCGACGCCACCATCATTTCCCAGTGCAACACGCTGTTCACGATGCGGCTTGCCAACGACCGCGACCAGGCGCTGCTGCGCTCGGCGGTGTCGGACGCCGCGGCCAACCTGCTGTCGTTCGTGCCCTCGCTCGGCACCCGCGAAGTGCTGGCGTTCGGCGAAGGCGTGGCGCTGCCGACGCGCCTGCGCTTCAAGGAGGTGCCGATGCATCAGTTGCCGCGCAGCGAGGCCACGATATCGACGGTGCCGTCGGTCGCCGCCGGCCACGACATGCATTTCGTCGGCGCCGTGCTGGAGCGCTGGCGCGGAGCCACCTCGCATCGCGACGTCCCCAACGATCCCGCCATCACCGAACGCCCGGGCGCCCGCTCGATGGAACCGCGCATGGTGGAAGCGCCGATGCTGCAGCCGTCGATGGGGCTCGATCCCGACCGGTTCTCGCTCTTGAAGAAGCCGCTGCGCTGACGGCGGCGCCTTCGCGGCCTGCCCGACCCAGCCCCTCCAAACCAAAATATCGAAAACAACCCCATGCAAAGTAAGAGCTGGGCGCCGGAGGCTTCAAACGTCCCGCGAAAACATTTTGACACGTCGGGCAAATCAACAGCACTATTGCAGCATCACGCGATTTGAAAATGCTCATGGCCCTGCCCGACGCCGGGATCTTTGGCGCGACTGCAGGCTAAAGTCCGTTTGACAATTGAAGTTGGGTATTACGGTGACAGTATTACGGTGACGGTGCACTCGATTGCCTAGTCGAAGCCGGTCGTAGGGAAGGCCGGTGTCGAGCGCTATCGCTGAACAGGATTAAGTGCACTGTCACCGTAATTCGAAGCACCGGAGCATCTGGCCGGTGGCATGGCTATGCGAAGCGATGGGCGTGGGCCATGGTGCACTGACTTGTCGCTATCGCGGCGCTCTTATTCGGGCTCTTCTTCCTGTCTTGCTATCGATAAGATGGCAGATCGTCACCTCGCCGAGCTTCTCACGCCGCACCGCGCGCTGGCTGTGGCAGCGTGGTGGTAGATTCCGCGCCATGCCGATTCGCCGCGACGTCACCATCCACCGCACCGCCACCGGCTCCACCATCACGCGCCGCGACGGTACCATGATCGCCGCCGACATCACCACCGTCGAGGAGGCGCGGCGCATTGCCGAGGCCGCACAGCGGGGTGTTGCAGAAGAGGCAACTAACCGATTAGGTTGGCTGCCTTATTGGGGCAAACGGGGGCCGCACATGAAGTGGCTGAGGCTCGGAGGACACCTCTACCTCACCATTGGGGTGATTTACGGCCTGTGGGCGTTCGTCGTTCTTTCATTTCGAAACTGCCCTTCTCTTAGCGGTGGTGCGTGCCTCCAGCCATCGCTTTGGACCGGTGTTCGGCAATTGGCCATCGCTATTGTCGCTGCCTTCCGCGGTCTTCTGTGGTTGCCCGAAATGGCCATCGCGGCGAGCCGAGGCCAGTTCCTAGACTGGCTTTTCTTACGCAACTTCTATAACTTGGATGTTGAGCAGTTTTTGAAGGTCTTTTTCGGATAGACGACGCCAGCGAGACGTCCGCAAGAAGGTGCTGGCATGCCCGCCGCTCACGCCGCCATCCTTAGCCCGACGTCCGCAGCGCCGACGATCCGCTTTAGCTCAGCTGCAATGCCGTCGAGTGAGCTGCTGCCGGTTTGATGGACACCAAGATTGGGTGTTTCATACAGCCGGAGGTGGGTCATGCAGAGACGAAGTGAGCTGCTGCCGGTTTGATGGACACCAAGATTGGGTGTTTCATACAGCCGGAGGTGGGTCATGCAGAGACGAAGATTCAGTCGAGAGTTCAAGGTCGAGGCGGTCAAGCTTGTCAGGGAGCGCGGAGTATCGGTAGCGCAAGCCGGCCGAGACCTGGGCATTCATGAGAACGTGCTGCGCAAATGGGTCAAGGAGTTCGGCTCCGATCCCGTGCAGGCCTTCCCCGGCCACGGCCAGATGAAACCCGAGCAGCTGGAGATCGAGCGGCTGCGGCGCGAGGTCAACAAGCTGAAGGCGGAGCGGGATATCCTAAAAAAGGCCGCTGCCTACTTCGCGAAGGAAGCGACATGAAGTTCGGCTTCATCGTGAAGCACCGGAACATCTGGCCGGTGGCATGGCTATGCGAAGCAATGGGCGTGTCGCGGTCGGGCTTCCATGCCTGGCTGAATCGATCTCCCAGCGCCAGATCCCGAAGCGACGAAGCGGTCGGCCAGCAGGTGAAGGCCAGCTTCCTTGCCAGCGACCGGACCTACGGTGCACGGCGCGTCTGGCGAGACCTGCTGGCAGACGGCGTCGAATGCGGTCTTCACCGGATCGAGCGGCTGATGCGCCTGCAGGCCTTGCGGGCGCGGCCACGGCGCCGGCGTCTGCCGAAGGACGAAGGCGATCGCCAGGTTGCGAACGTGCCGGCGAACCTTCTCGATCGTCAGTTTGCGGCCGAGCGGCCGAACCAGAAGTGGATCGCCGACTTCACCTACATCTGGACCGCCGAGGGCTGGCTCTACGTGTCGGCTGTGATCGACCTGTTCTCGCGACGGGTGGTCGGCTGGTCGATGAGCGCCGGCATGACAGCCCAGCTGGTTGCGGACGCCCTGTTGATGGCCGTCTGGCGCCGGGGCAAGCCGGATGCCCTGATGCATCACTCGGATCGGGGCAGCCAATACGCCAGCGAACAGTTCCAGCGCCTGATGGCTGACAGCGGCATCGTCTGCAGCATGAGCCGATCCGGCAACGTCTGGGACAACGCGGCGATGGAGAGCTTCTTCTCGTCGCTAAAGACCGAACGCATCGAGCGCAAAACCTACCGTACCAGGAACGAGGCCAGAGCAGATGTGTTCGACTACATCGAGCGGTTCTACAATGCGACCCGACGTCATTCGACGATCGGATACCTCAGCCCTGTTGAGTTCGAGCGCAAGGTGGGATTAGCTTAACCGGGTGTCCATCAAACCGGCAGCAGCTCAATCTTGCCAAGTTCGAACGCCACTCGCTGCAAGTCAGCAGTGAGTTCCTCGTCCGTGATTCCGCGATGATATTCTTCGAGTTCAAATTTCATGTGGTGAGTCTAACCCAACAGCGCAGCTCTTGGGAATTGCAGCCCTTACCTCCAGCGTTGTCATAGTCTGCTATCCTACCAAAGCTCTTAAACCAGAACGCGAGTCGGGCCGCGTGCGACTGGAAAGCGGGCCGTGGCCCGCCTCTCATTACGCTGCAACAGGTTTGAAGGTGATACGGCCCGGCTCACCGGCCTTGCGGTGAGGCCGCATCACGATCTCGATATCCTGCTCGAACACAGTGAGCATTTTCATCAGGCGCTCGGCTGAATAGTCATCGAAGTCACCACGCAGCAGGTGAGACAGATCAGGCTGCGAAACCCCGATCAGCTTGGCCGCTTTGACCTGAGTCAGGTCGCGTTCCTTGATCAGGCGATGCAACTCGGTGACGATACTGGATTTCAGCAGCCGTTCTTCTGGATTGGGCAAGCCAAGATCGGCGAACACATTGCCGCTGCCCTCGTAGGCTTCGATTTTGCGTTTGGTCATGGCTTGCGCCCTCCTTTGTCTGTGCGCGCACGGTAATGCTCCTCAGCATCACGCAGGCGCGATTTGATAAGTTCAATGTCCTGCTGGGGGGTGGCGATGCCCTTCTTCGCTTTCTTCTGGAAAGCGTGCAGCACGTACACCATTCCGGCAAAACGCACGGTATAAACGGCCCGGTAGGTGTTGCTGTCGAAATCATCGACCAACTCCAGGATAGCACGCCCGCCGAATCCCTTCAGCGCCTTTGCGGCTATCGGCTCCTCACCTTCCTGCACCTGGTGCAAGGCGTGCCCCATGCGGTTCTGCACCTTGGCCGGGAATCGCTTCAAGTCCTTACGGCTTGAGCCAATAAAGACACAGGGATTAGGTTCGGGCCGCTCTATGGTCACTTCCTTCAATATGGGGGTACCCCCATATTTGTCAAGGCGGTCTTCACACGGCCGCAACACTGCCAGCGAACCCGGCCGGCTACGATTCCCATCACGTGGGGGTAAGCCAAAGCCCCGGCCTGCGGCCGCCCGACGGTGAACTCCGCAGCGTCCATCGCGCCATCGCATCACCATGAGATCATGCCGACATGACCGGCTATCGTCGAAATTACATTGCCGGGGGCAGCTCCGCGCAAACCTCCCGCAAGCCGCCTTGCACGGCTGGCGCCATCTACTATGGTTCCGGCCGACCGCATCTCGCGCTGTGAGCCGGAACCTGCTTATGACCCAGCCCGTTGCCAAACGCTTCCCGACGCCCGCCATCGACAAGCTGCCCGACGATATCCGTAGCCGCATCCTCGGGGTCCAGGAAAAATCCGGCTTCGTGCCGAACGTTTTCCTGACGCTGGCCTATCGCCCCGACGAGTTCAGGGCGTTCTTCGCCTATCACGATGCGCTGATGGAGAAGGACAGCGGTCTCACCAAGGCCGAACGCGAGATGATCGTGGTGGCGACCTCGAGCGCCAACCAGTGCCATTATTGCGTGATCGCGCATGGCGCCATCCTGCGCATCCGCGCCAAGAACCCGCAGATTGCGGATCAGATCGCCGTCAACTACCGCAAGGCGGATATCACGCCACGCCAGCGCGCCATGCTCGACTTCGCGATGAAGGTGAGCAGCGAGGCCAACAGGGTTTCGGAAGCGGATTTTGCCGCGGTCGCCAGCCATGGCTTTTCCGACGACGACATCTGGGACATCGCCGCGATCGCGGCGTTCTTTGCGCTGTCGAACCGGATGGCGAACGTCACCGCCATGCGCCCGAACGACGAATTCTATATGATGGGACGGCTGCCGAAATAGGCCGGCCCTTTTGCACGGGAGAATACCGTCTTGCTCGATTGGCCTGAGATCATCCTGCGTCTTGGCGTCGCCACGCTCGCCGGCGGCCTGATCGGCCTCAACCGCGATCTGCAGGGCAAGCCGATCGGCCTGAAGACGCTCGGCCTGGTGGGGCTTGCCACCGCCATGGTCGTGATGCTGGCCGATCCCTCCGGCGACAGCAGCAGAATTTCCGATGCGTCCAGCAGGATCATCCAGGGCATCCTGACCGGCATCGGTTTTCTCGGCGCCGGCGTCATCGTCCGCGCCGAGCATCATTTCCGGGTTCGCGGGCTGACCAGCGCCGCCTGCACCTGGCTTGCGGCGTGCGTCGGCATTGCCTGCGGCGTCGGGCAATGGCGGATTGTCGCCATCGCCCTCGTGATCGCGCTGGCGTTGCTCACCTTCGGCCGCCGGCTCGAGCGCTGGCTGCATCGCACGCTCGGCGGCAAGGACGAGCCGTCGCATAAATCTCCCGCCCCGCCGCCAGATGCGCCGCCGGCCTGACGGCGGTCCGGCATGAGCCGCGCCCGATCCACCGCAAGTTCCGCGCAGGCGTCGATTGCCGCATCCATGCCATGCCAACATTTCCTGTGAGACGCGCGGCGGGCCGTGCTAAATGAGATCGGCGTCTCCCGGAGCTGGCAGCCGTGAACACCCAGCAGCCCATCACCTCGGATGAAGAGCATCGCGTGCTCAAATTCCGGCCGCGCACCCTGGCCCATCCGCCGGGTCAGCGGGGAGAGCCTGGCCAGCAGGCCCACAACGACGCCGGCCGGCCGCAATCCGGGCATCCGTCGCGTTCCGAGCGGGGCCGGGAGGAACCGGACGATTTCCGCCTCCGCATGCTGGCCAACCTCGCGGCCTTCGCCTTCACCGTGGCGCTGACGGCGATCGGAATTTGGCTCGCGATGAGCATCGCCGATCTGCGCAAGACCCAAGATTGCGTGCTGATGGGGCGGCGCGATTGCGCCCATATTTCGACGCCGCGCATCTAGCATTTTGGCGCTTTCGAGCTGTTTCGCCCGCAAATCCGAACCCGACGGCAGCCCGCCTCCATTGAACTCAGGGCCTCGCTCCGATATACGGGCACTCGACTCCGGCTGGGGGATCGGGCATTCCGGGGCGCCGCACCCACATCCCATGCCGTTCCGGAATTTATCTCCAATATATCAAAGGCTTAATGATGTCTTCTACATTCGATCAGATCGCTACGATCATCGCTGAGACCTGCGACATCCCGCGCGACACGATCACGCCGGAGAGCCACGCCATCGATGATCTGGGGATCGACAGCCTGGATTTTCTCGACATCGCGTTTGCCATCGACAAGGCGTTCGGGATCAAGATGCCGCTGGAGAAGTGGACCCAAGAGGTCAACGACGGCAAGGCCACCACAGAGCAGTATTTCGTGCTGAAGAATCTCGCCGCGCGCATCGACGAACTGGTTGCGGCCAAGAGCACGGGCGCTTAGTCGCCCGCCATGCAACTTGATTATTTTCAGCTGATTGACCGCGTCGTCGACCTCAACCTCGACGAGAAGAGGATCACGGTCGAGGCCCAGGTCCCTCAAACGCACACCATCTTCGAGGGGCACTTTCCGGGCTTTCCGATCATGCCGGGTGTCCTGCTCACCGAAGCGATGGCGCAGAGTTCCGGCTGGCTGCTGCTCGGCGTGATGAAGTTCGAGCGCATGCCATTCCTGGCGATGGTGAAGGAAGCCAAGATGCGGGGGTTCGTGAGTCCCGGTCAGCTGTTGACGATCGAAGCCAGGATCGAGCACGAAGGCTCGGGTTTTGCCGTCACGTCCGCCAAGGCGCGCGTCGGCACCGAGCTGAAGTGCAGCGCCGACCTCACCTTCCGTCACATCCCCTTCCCCGATCCCGCCTTGCGCGTCCACATGGACGCGATGGCCCACAAGATCGGATTTCCCCTGCAGGCGATTACGCAATGACTGAGCCGAAGGAAGCCTGGATCACCGGTATCGGTATCGTGTCGTCGCTCGGCGAAGGCCTCGACGCGCATTGGGATGCCCTCAACAACAAGCGCATCAATGTCGACGACAAGCGCTTTGCGCCCTACATCGTCCACCCGCTGGCGCCGGTCAGCTTCGATGCGCAGATTCCGAAAAAAGGCGACCAGCGGCAGATGGAGGCATGGCAGCGCATCGGCACCTATGCCGCCGGGCTTGCGCTGGATTCCGCCGGGGTCAAAGGCAATCAGGAAATCCTCGGGCGAATGGACATGATCGTCGCGGCCGGCGGCGGCGAACGCGATGTCGCGGTCGACATGGCGATTCTGAACGCCGATGCAAAGGGCAATTCGGCCCCCGGCTTTCTCAACGAACGGCTGATGAACGATTTGCGGCCGACGCTTTTCCTGGCGCAACTTTCAAACCTGCTCGCCGGCAATATCGCCATCGTTCATGGCGTCTCCGGCACGTCGCGCACCTTCATGGGCGAGGAAGCCGCAAGTATCGACGCGGCGCGGATCGCGCTGGCGCGGATCGCCTCGGGTCAGAGCGACATCGCGCTTGTCGGCGCAGCCCATAATGGCGAACGGCCGGACCTCTTGATCCTCTACGAATTCGGCGACTTCAATCTCAAGGACCAATTCGCCCCGGTATGGGCGCGCGACAAGGAGCATGGCGGTTTTGCCCTCGGCTCGGCCGGTTGTTTTCTGGTGATCGAATCCAGGGAACACGC
The genomic region above belongs to Bradyrhizobium sediminis and contains:
- a CDS encoding Crp/Fnr family transcriptional regulator, which translates into the protein MTAPTPEDLKTASQTAVLCGLNPRTVQTLLAPATVVDLEPGDALFRQGEPAAAFFIVIEGWIKLYRITPAGDEAVLHVLTKGESFAEAVAFAGGRYPATASAATDSRVVLIPAHHVMCCIREIPDIAIAMIASTSQHLHQLVQRVEQLSAQSGLQRVAEFLAALCPNINGSCRISLPYDKSLIAGRLGLKPESLSRVFAKLRLVGVDVRASDVVVSEVAQLRSLIASDRIKARGGMNGGRHQLGEGRAQH
- a CDS encoding DUF1858 domain-containing protein; amino-acid sequence: MPIGFDDLVHDVMNDWPATIRVFLDFRMGCVGCPIACFHTVDDACGEHHVDRDAFLKALREVVASH
- a CDS encoding type II toxin-antitoxin system RelE/ParE family toxin, which translates into the protein MTIERPEPNPCVFIGSSRKDLKRFPAKVQNRMGHALHQVQEGEEPIAAKALKGFGGRAILELVDDFDSNTYRAVYTVRFAGMVYVLHAFQKKAKKGIATPQQDIELIKSRLRDAEEHYRARTDKGGRKP
- a CDS encoding peroxidase-related enzyme (This protein belongs to a clade of uncharacterized proteins related to peroxidases such as the alkylhydroperoxidase AhpD.); translated protein: MTQPVAKRFPTPAIDKLPDDIRSRILGVQEKSGFVPNVFLTLAYRPDEFRAFFAYHDALMEKDSGLTKAEREMIVVATSSANQCHYCVIAHGAILRIRAKNPQIADQIAVNYRKADITPRQRAMLDFAMKVSSEANRVSEADFAAVASHGFSDDDIWDIAAIAAFFALSNRMANVTAMRPNDEFYMMGRLPK
- the hemA gene encoding 5-aminolevulinate synthase, with the protein product MDYNVFFDRALGRLRDERRYRVFADLERLAGRFPHAIWHSPDGPRDVVIWCSNDYLGMAQHPKVVGAMVETAMRMGTGAGGTRNIAGTNHPLIELERELAELHGKQAALVFTSGYVSNETGISTLARLLPNCLLLSDALNHNSMIEGVRKSGSEKQVWRHNDIEHLEQLLRAAAPERPKLILCESLYSMDGDVAPLHRICDLAERYGALTYVDEVHAVGMYGPHGGGIAERDGAMGRIDVIEGTLAKAFGCLGGYIAANANLIDAVRSYAPGFIFTTALPPAICAAATAAIRHLKTSQSERDRHQDRAARLKLVLNAARLPVMQSDTHIVPLHVGDPEKCKTACDLLLSEYGIYIQPINYPTVPRGMERLRITPSPYHDDALIDRLAEALVDVWDRLGLVRADQVLAAE
- a CDS encoding ATP-binding protein → MPGPTTVTSFGRVISVRGSLARVGLLATSQMAVSEARATVGKFVSIRCANSTIVAMITEVTCEGLPASDKFIAIAGVDLLGEILGGPERPKFQRGVTNYPTIGDPVELITNQELRTVYAPTGSDQINIGTLQQDRSVIAYVDVEEMLSKHFAVLGSTGVGKSSGVSLLLNEILKSRPNLRIFLLDVHNEYGRCFGDRALVLNPRNLKLPFWLFNFEEIVDVLFAGRPGVPEELDILAEVIPMAKGIYTQYQNADRLGLKRADPKAIGYTVDTPVPYRLVDLISLIDERMGKLENRSSRIIYHKLISRIETVRNDPRYTFMFDNANVGGDTMAEVISHLFRLPANGRPMTIMQLAGFPAEVVDSVVSVLCRMAFDFGLWSDGVSPLLFVCEEAHRYASADRNIGFGPTRKAVSRIAKEGRKYGVYLGLVTQRPAELDATIISQCNTLFTMRLANDRDQALLRSAVSDAAANLLSFVPSLGTREVLAFGEGVALPTRLRFKEVPMHQLPRSEATISTVPSVAAGHDMHFVGAVLERWRGATSHRDVPNDPAITERPGARSMEPRMVEAPMLQPSMGLDPDRFSLLKKPLR
- a CDS encoding acyl carrier protein, with amino-acid sequence MSSTFDQIATIIAETCDIPRDTITPESHAIDDLGIDSLDFLDIAFAIDKAFGIKMPLEKWTQEVNDGKATTEQYFVLKNLAARIDELVAAKSTGA
- a CDS encoding 3-hydroxyacyl-ACP dehydratase FabZ family protein encodes the protein MQLDYFQLIDRVVDLNLDEKRITVEAQVPQTHTIFEGHFPGFPIMPGVLLTEAMAQSSGWLLLGVMKFERMPFLAMVKEAKMRGFVSPGQLLTIEARIEHEGSGFAVTSAKARVGTELKCSADLTFRHIPFPDPALRVHMDAMAHKIGFPLQAITQ
- a CDS encoding helix-turn-helix domain-containing protein; protein product: MTKRKIEAYEGSGNVFADLGLPNPEERLLKSSIVTELHRLIKERDLTQVKAAKLIGVSQPDLSHLLRGDFDDYSAERLMKMLTVFEQDIEIVMRPHRKAGEPGRITFKPVAA
- a CDS encoding IS3 family transposase (programmed frameshift) — protein: MQRRRFSREFKVEAVKLVRERGVSVAQAGRDLGIHENVLRKWVKEFGSDPVQAFPGHGQMKPEQLEIERLRREVNKLKAERDIPKKGRCLLREGSDMKFGFIVKHRNIWPVAWLCEAMGVSRSGFHAWLNRSPSARSRSDEAVGQQVKASFLASDRTYGARRVWRDLLADGVECGLHRIERLMRLQALRARPRRRRLPKDEGDRQVANVPANLLDRQFAAERPNQKWIADFTYIWTAEGWLYVSAVIDLFSRRVVGWSMSAGMTAQLVADALLMAVWRRGKPDALMHHSDRGSQYASEQFQRLMADSGIVCSMSRSGNVWDNAAMESFFSSLKTERIERKTYRTRNEARADVFDYIERFYNATRRHSTIGYLSPVEFERKVGLA
- a CDS encoding MgtC/SapB family protein — translated: MLDWPEIILRLGVATLAGGLIGLNRDLQGKPIGLKTLGLVGLATAMVVMLADPSGDSSRISDASSRIIQGILTGIGFLGAGVIVRAEHHFRVRGLTSAACTWLAACVGIACGVGQWRIVAIALVIALALLTFGRRLERWLHRTLGGKDEPSHKSPAPPPDAPPA